TTGATTGATCCGAATGAGTTTCTGGTTGTGCAAGACCGAATGTTCGCCAGCTTCAACAATGTAAAAACAGACCTGTTGATCACGAGCTTTGTTCTGGTCATCGCAATCATGATTTACTTCTGGCGATACATCAAGTACTTGGATGTGTTATCACTCGGTCGGGACCAGGCGATCAATTTGGGGATTCCGTACGATTTTGTCATCAAGCGGTTCCTCGTTGTTATTGCCATTCTCGTATCGATCGCGACAGCGCTCGTTGGACCGATTACCTTCCTTGGACTGCTGGTAGCGAATCTCGCCCATCAGTTTATGAAAACCTATCAGCATAAATACTTGCTGGTGGGCTCGTCTTTAATCAGTGTGATTGCACTGGTTGGCGGTTTGTTGATTGTGGAGCGTGTACTTGCGTTCTCTACGACGCTCAGTGTCATCGTCAACTTTATTGGTGGGGTTTACTTCATCTATCTTCTGTTAAAGGAGAATAAAGCGTGATAGAAGTCCGGAATGTCACAAAACAGTATGGTAGCAAAAATGTCGTGGAAAATGTCTCTGTGAAGATTGCCAAGGGGAAAATCACGTCTTTTATCGGACCCAATGGGGCCGGAAAGAGTACGCTGCTGTCGATGATTAGTCGCCTATTGACCAAGGATCAAGGCGAGGTTTTCATTGAGGGTCAGGAGATTAGGCAGACAAAGAGCAGTGAGCTGGCAAAGAAAATCTCGATTCTCAAGCAATCGAATCACATTACGGTGCGGTTGACGATTCGTGAGCTGGTCAGCTTTGGTCGCTTCCCGTATTCACAAGGCAATTTGTCAAAAGAGGATTGGAAGTATGTAGACGAAGCGATCCAATATTTGGAGCTCACGGACATTCAACACAAGTACCTCGACCAGTTGAGTGGCGGTCAGCGTCAACGCGCTTATATCGCGATGGTTGTCGCTCAAAATACGGAATACGTCCTCTTGGATGAGCCGCTCAACAATTTGGATATGAAGCATTCCGTCCAGATCATGAAAGTGCTGCGACGTCTGGTAGACGAAAGGGGCAAAACGGTTGTCATTGTCATTCACGATATCAACTTCGCTTCCGTCTATTCGGATTATATCGTCGCACTCAAGGATGGAAAGGTCGTGAAGGAAGGCACTACAGATGAGATCATAACACGACCGATCTTGAAAGATGTCTATGACATGGATATCCATATCGAAGACATTGAAGAAAATAAAATCTGTGTCTATTTCGCGTAAGCTCCATCTTCCTATCGTTAAAATTTTGATGGCCTGCCGGGGGTTTCATCAGCAAGCTATCAATAATTTTATATACTTTTACATTCTATATAGAGGTGAGAGAAGTGAACAAAAAATTACTCATGCTGTTTATGGCAGTACTGTTGGCTGTATTCACAGCTGCATGCGGCTCCAATAACGCCGCTCCTGCAACACCTGCGGCGGACGCAACGAAAGCACCTGAAGCTGCACAAACATCCGAAGAAGTTACGATCAAGCATAAATTGGGTGAAGCAAAACTGAAAAAGAATCCAAAAACCGTTGTAGCATTTGACTACGGTGTTCTGGATTCCTTGGACAAATTGGGTATCGAAGTAGCGGGTGTTGCACAGTCTTCCAGCATTCCTGCATACCTGGAAAAGTTCAAAGATGCGAAGTACACAAACATTGGTGGCTTGAAAGAGCCAGACTTTGAAAAAATCAATGCAATGAAACCGGATGTGATCTTCATTTCCGGTCGTCAACAAGATGCTTACGAAGAACTGAACAAAATTGCTCCAACCATCTTCATGGGTGTAGACAATGCGAAGTACATGGAATCTTTCAAAGAGAACATGAAAACATTGGGTACCATCTTCGGTAAAGAAGCACAAGTAGAAGAAGAGCTGGGCAAAATCGATGCATCTATCAAGGAATTGAATGCAAAAGCAACGGCAAGCGGCAAGACTGCTCTGATCGTTATGGTTAACGAAGGCAAGCTGAACGCTTATGGCGCTGGTTCCCGTTTTGGTATCCTGCATGGTGAATTCGGATTTACGCCTGTAGACAAAAACATTTCCGTAGAAAACCATGGTCAAAGCGTTTCCTTTGAATATATCGCAGAAAAAGATCCAGACTATCTGTTCGTAATTGATCGTGGTAACGCGATTTCCAAGAATAAAGAAGTGTCTACTTCTACACAGCAAACTGTAGAAAACGACCTGATTAAGAACACGAAAGCATTCAAAACTGGCAACATCATTTACCTGGATTCTAGCAACTGGTACTTGTCTGGTGGCGGATTGGTATCTACCGCTGGCATGGCAGAAGAAGTTCTGAAAGAAGTTAAGTGGTAAGAGGCTAGAAAAGAAAGTGGCGACAGCCGAAGGGAGTAAGACATTCCCTGGGCTGTCGCCTTTTCATTTTTTAGAACGTGCTGATTTATACCCGGGGCTCCCGTTTTGCAAACTCCTGCAACATCCCTCTTATTTGTTCTACCAATAAAGCAGGTGCCTTCTTAGGTGAACCCGAGTCAAACGGCGGCTGGGGATCGTATTCCAAAATCAACTGGACTCCTTTACTCATATCTTCTCCCAATTCCCATGCAACTAATTGGAGTGCCATGTCGATACCAGAGGAAACACCGGCTGCTGTAACGATTTTGCCCTGACGAACGACTCTTTCCTCTGTTGGAGTGGTTCCAAGAGATTGGAGTAGTTCGAAGGAACCCCAATGAGTGGTGGCTACGGCTCCTTGTAACAAGCCTGCGGCGCTCAAGATCAGAGAGCCATTGCAGACAGACGTAGTCCATTTCGTTGTTTCATGTATGTGGCGAATCCACTGTAGGGTTTCTTCGTCATTCATTGGGGTTTTATAATTGGGCGGACTGCAACCGGGAACAACAAGAATATCAGCGGAAGTAACTTCAGAAAAACTGTAATCGGCATGTAAATAACCCATATTGGAGTCAAGCTTGATTAACCCTTTCTTCTTAGCCACAAACTTCACTTCACATTTCAGCGTAGCAGCGAATACATCGTATGGACCAATTGCATCTAATGCGGTGATGCCATCGAAAAGCAAGATTGCAACCTTCATGATGATCTCTCCTTTGAAATGGGATATTTTTCTTGCAAACAAATACTAACATACCTATACGGGGTATATGTATGTCGGAGTTGTGACTAACTGCAAGTAGGTATAGCAAAAAGCCGGTTACACCGTAAAACGTGGTGAAAACCGGCTTTTTGCCTAGCGGATTCTAACAATTATCTGGCTCCAACCAGCTTGCGCTCTTCCGTGTAAACAGGTTGGGTCGTGTTTTCGTTTGGTTGCTTTTGATCCACAGCATGAGACAGCTCATAAGGGAGGCAGAGCGGTACACCCGTGCGAGGATCAATCAGGATGTCTGCTTCGATGTTGAATACCTTACGCAGCATCTCAGGCGTCATGACTTCAACAGGACTTCCCTCAGCGACGACGGTTCCGCGAGAGATTGCAACCATGTGCTGTGCATAACGGGTTGCGTGGTTCAGATCGTGGACGACCATGACGATCGTACGATTTTCTTCGTCATTCAGCTTTTGCAGAAGCTTGAGAACCTCCAGCTGGTGAGCCATATCCAGGAATGTCGTAGGCTCATCAAGGAAAAGGATGTCTGTTCCTTGCGCCAGAGCCATTGCAATCCAGGCGCGCTGGCGCTGACCGCCGGACAGTTGGTCAACCGGGCGATCATGGAAATCGGCCATGCCGGTCATGGAGATAGCCCAGTTTACGATCTCTTTGTCTTCCTTAGTCAAAGAGCCGAAGCCTTTTTGATGGGGGAAGCGGCCATAGGTAACGAGCTCAGACACGGTCAAGCCATCGGGTGCGGTTGGGTTTTGTGGCAAAATCGCCAGTTGCTTGGCGACTTCCTTGGTCGATTGCTGGTGGATCGATTTTCCGTCCAAAAATACTTGTCCGCCTGTTGGTTTCATAATCCGGGCGAGAGTTTTGAGGATCGTCGATTTACCAGAACCATTTGCACCGACCAGGGCAGTGATTTTTCCAGAAGGAATGCTGATGTTCAAGTCTTTGACAATGGAAAGCTCACCGTATCCGATGTCCAGCTTTTGCGTGTATAAGCGCTCCACAATGGGACAACTCCTTTTTAAACAAAGTATGTACCTGTATAAGTAAATGTAGTAATGATAATCATTTTCACTAAGTTAAAGTATATAACGGAACGAGGTCAAATTCAATATGTAAAAAGCCAACCTGCTCACATGCGTGAACAAATTGGCCTTGGGTTAACAAATGATTATCCAGTGTTAGTAGGTGATATGAGCGATGATCCCTTGTTCGTCGTCCAATACCAGCTCGATACCGGCGGAATAAGGGTTGCGCTGCATCTGGGTCTCCAGGTAGTAGCGAATCGCTTCAATCATATTCATCTCGATGAAGACTTGTTGGCGCTCCATCCAGTGTACTTCAGCAGAAAAGCCGTACTCTTCGTCCCACATCAGCTCGACGGAGATATCTTGTGGCTTCAACTGTTTTTTGTAGGCTGCGTGAATACAGATCGCATTAATGATATCTTGTTCGGAAAATGTTATCTTTTCCATGCGTTCAGTTCCTGTTCTTTCTCACGCTTGTTTTTGAAGTAGACGATCACTTTGCGGATCAGGATAATCACAGCGAGGATCGCCATCAGGTTGATCATGAAGCCAAGGATGGAGCCCAGGATACCCATGTCACCGAACAAGGATCCGAACAGCAAACCAGCCAGACCACCAATCATGAGACCTTTCATGAATCCGCCGCTTTTGCTTGCTGTAGCAGCAGGAGTTGTTGTGCCTTTATTTGTTGAAGCATTTACATTCGTATCTGCTTTGTTAGGCGTTTGCGTGTTCGTAGGAGCCGTATTAGAGTTAAAAGATTTTTTCCCGGACTTATAGCCTTTCGCATCGGCATGATCAATGAATCCTCCGGCCGGAGCGAGTACGAGCATTACGGCAACCAACATCATGATGAGTTTTTTCATGTTATTTGAGTAGCCCCTCTCATTTAAATGACTTGTATATATAAGTCTACATGAATATTGAGCGAAATTCCAACGAACTTTCAGTGACGCTCGGTCTAAATACCTACAAAAAAGCCCCTGACAAGCGATCTCGTCAGGGGTTCTTCGATTTACACGCTCTTTTTCAGTTTTCGGGCTGCCCAGTTACCCAACGATTGAATGAGCTGTACCAGGACGACGAGGATAACGACAGTAATGATCATGACTTCGATGTCCCATTGCTGGTAGCCGTAGCGCAAGGCGAGATCGCCAAGTCCGCCGGCACCGACTGCCCCGGCCATAGCAGTAGCACCAATCAAACCGATGGTCGCGATGGTCAGGCAGAGGACGATGCCGGGCCGTGCTTCACGCAGCATGATGCGAAAAATAATCTGCGTCCGGGATGCGCCCATTGCCTGGTACGCTTCGATAACGCCACGATCTACGTCATGCAGGGCCGTTTCCATCAGGCGTGAGATGTAAGGCGAGGTATAGACGATGAGCGGCACAATTGCTCCTTCAATCCCAATCGAAGTGCCCACGATCAACTCCGTAAAAGGAATGATCGCAACCATCAGGATAATAAAAGGCAACGAACGCACAATGTTGATGATCGTATTCAGGGTGTGATAGATGATTCTGTTCGGGAAAAGGTGATTCGCCTGTGTGATGACCAACAAAATCCCGAGCGGAATCCCGATCAGTGTCGCAATGAACAACGAAATCCCAACCATAATGACGGTCTCTTGCAGAGATTGCCCGAATACCGGAATCATATCAATCAAACGCTCCATTAGCTCCGCACCTCCTCTGGTGACACAATATCTACGCGGTAGACGGATTCGCGCAAGTAGCGAATGCCATCTTGAATGTCTTGTTCTTCGCCGGATATGTGCAAAAGCAGAATGCCGAGCGCTGTTCCTTTTATGGTCGTAATCGAGCCATACAACAGATTGGTACTAATCGGAAAACGTGCAGATAGTGTTCCTAGAACAGGATCGAGAGCAGCATCCCCGCGAAAGGCAACGCGAACAATTTTGGAAACGGGTCCGGTTTCTTTTATTTTGGACAAAATCTCCTGTGGTACCTGATCGTCGAAAACCGTTTTGATAAAATTACGGGTCGTTTGCTCTTGCGGATTGCTGAAAACATCCAGAACAGAGCCTTGCTCGATGACGACACCGTTTTCCATGATGGCTACCTGATCGCAGATTTTTTTGATGACCTGCATCTCATGTGTAATCAGCACGATTGTCAGGTTGAACTTTCGATTGATGTCGAGCAACAGCTCCAGAATCGATTCGGTCGTCTGCGGGTCGAGAGCGGAAGTTGCTTCGTCACAGAGCAGGATTTCCGGATCAGTCGCAAGCGCACGAGCGATGCCCACCCGTTGCTTTTGTCCACCGGATAGCTGAGAAGGATAAGCGTTTGCTTTATCAGACAAGCCAACCAAGCCGAGAAGGTCTTCTACCTTGCGCTTAATGACATCTTTGGGGACGCGATTCATCCGCAAGATTTCCGCCACATTGTCAAAGACATTATAGGAAGAGAGCAGGTTGAAGTGTTGAAAAATAATCCCGATCTTTTTGCGAGCTTGCCGCAGCTCTTTTTCCTTGAGGGTCAGCATGTTCTGGCCATTGACGATCACAGAACCGCTAGTCGGCTTCTCCAGCAGGTTGATGGTACGGAGCAGGGTGCTTTTCCCCGCTCCGCTAAAGCCGATAACCCCGTAGATTTGCCCTTTTTCCACCTGCAGGGATACGCCCTTCAATGCTTCTACCTGCTTGTTTCCTACTTGATACGACTTATGAATATCGGTTAGCTGTATCATAACGAGTTCTCCTTGTTGTTCTTGATGTTCCTGGCGTCGATCTTACCAGGACGGCAGTACAGCTCCTTCAAAACGTTCGTCGATGAATTTTTTCACTTCTTCCGAGCGGTAGATGTCCACCAGTTTTTTGACAGCGGGGTTGTCTTTGTTGGTTTCGTTGACTGCCAAAATGTTTACATATGGAGAGTCAGCTGTCTCAGCGAAGATCGCATCTTTTTGCGGGGAGTAGCCAGCTTCCATTGCGAAGTTCGTATTAATCGAAGCGACTTCTACGTTGCTCAGCGAGCGCGCCAGGAAAGCAGCCTCCAGCTCTTTGAATTGCAAATTTTTTGGATTTTCTACGATGTCCAGTGGTGTTGCGTTGTCACCCACGCCATCCTTGAGCTTAATCAAGCCAGCTGCCTGATAGAGTAGCAGGGCGCGTGCTCGGTTGGTCGGGTCGTTTTGAATGCCGACAACGCCGCCAGCAGGGATGTCCTCGACTTTTTTATGCTTGGTGGAGTACAGGCCCATCGGGTACGTGACGGTTTTTCCGACCTCGACGATCTTTGTTTTGTGATCTTGATTGAACTTCGCCAAGAACGGGATGGTTTGGAAGCTGTTTACATCGAGATTTCCTTTATCGAGAGCTTGGTTCGGCTGTACGTAATCGTTGAAAACGACGACTTCGACGTCGAGCCCTTTGCCTTTGGCGACTTCTTTTACTTTGTTGAGAATTTCTTCGTGCGGGCCGCCAGTGACGCCCACCTTGAGTGAGGTTTGCTCAGCAGCAGTGCCGCCGTTAGCAGGTGCAGCTTCTTGTTTACCGCCGCAAGCCGTTACGAGCGATGCAGCGAGCAGTAGTGTAGTGAGCAGTAGACCAGTCTTTTTCATGAAAATACCCCTTTTCTCTGGATGTAAGATGGAATAGAAAAAGCCTCTTCCGACAGAAGAGGCGAAAACTGCGAGTATGTATCCACACTGCAACAATACCTCTCTTATCTGTCGGAATAAATTCCGCTGGATTTGGCACCGTATCGTTTGCGATAGGTTGCCGAGGTGTCATAGGGCCAGTCCCTCAACCTCTCTTCATAAGAGAATGTGCTATGAAATTATCATTCCAAACATTGTTGTTAATTCTTATTTGGATAGTTGGATTATAACGACTGATTTTTTAGGTGTCAACTGTTTTTGCAAACGAATGACTTGGTGGAAAAATGTGAAATTGATCTAAATACGAATATTCTATTGAAGAATCGGAAAATCATTTGTATAATGAGAGCGAATGAACCCGATACCAGCTATCGCAGGTGATGACATGACTCTAGTGGACTCCAATGAAACCAGAAAAAAGCTGTCTGCCATCTATAATGAGATAGCAAAAGAGTTGTTCGGATTTGGAACGACATTGCTCCGAGTCACGATTGAAAATCAGATGATTACGTTCCAAGCCAAGCATCGCCGCTCTCCGCGCTCAGAAGCGTTAGAAGGAGAAGCACCGGCCCTCAAGCTCGAAGTCGATTTTCGGATGTCCCTTCTTTATAAGAAGAAACTGCGAGAGCGACTGGAAGTAGAGATGGGGTTGCCGTTGGAAGCTGTGCTACGGGACTATGATGCGCCTACGCAGTGGGCGATCACGAATGTTATTTTAGCTGAATCAGAACTGAATACCTGACGCAATCGTTCGGATTTTCTCTTTTGATCTATCTTAAGAGGAGACCGTAGACTTTGCGTAAAAACGGGTGTCACTTCTCTTTGTTTACGAAGAAAAGTGCTCTTGTTTAGAATGATACGTTCTAATCAAGGGTACTTTTCTTTT
This genomic stretch from Brevibacillus sp. DP1.3A harbors:
- a CDS encoding DJ-1/PfpI family protein → MKVAILLFDGITALDAIGPYDVFAATLKCEVKFVAKKKGLIKLDSNMGYLHADYSFSEVTSADILVVPGCSPPNYKTPMNDEETLQWIRHIHETTKWTTSVCNGSLILSAAGLLQGAVATTHWGSFELLQSLGTTPTEERVVRQGKIVTAAGVSSGIDMALQLVAWELGEDMSKGVQLILEYDPQPPFDSGSPKKAPALLVEQIRGMLQEFAKREPRV
- a CDS encoding methionine ABC transporter ATP-binding protein, with amino-acid sequence MIQLTDIHKSYQVGNKQVEALKGVSLQVEKGQIYGVIGFSGAGKSTLLRTINLLEKPTSGSVIVNGQNMLTLKEKELRQARKKIGIIFQHFNLLSSYNVFDNVAEILRMNRVPKDVIKRKVEDLLGLVGLSDKANAYPSQLSGGQKQRVGIARALATDPEILLCDEATSALDPQTTESILELLLDINRKFNLTIVLITHEMQVIKKICDQVAIMENGVVIEQGSVLDVFSNPQEQTTRNFIKTVFDDQVPQEILSKIKETGPVSKIVRVAFRGDAALDPVLGTLSARFPISTNLLYGSITTIKGTALGILLLHISGEEQDIQDGIRYLRESVYRVDIVSPEEVRS
- a CDS encoding ABC transporter ATP-binding protein — protein: MIEVRNVTKQYGSKNVVENVSVKIAKGKITSFIGPNGAGKSTLLSMISRLLTKDQGEVFIEGQEIRQTKSSELAKKISILKQSNHITVRLTIRELVSFGRFPYSQGNLSKEDWKYVDEAIQYLELTDIQHKYLDQLSGGQRQRAYIAMVVAQNTEYVLLDEPLNNLDMKHSVQIMKVLRRLVDERGKTVVIVIHDINFASVYSDYIVALKDGKVVKEGTTDEIITRPILKDVYDMDIHIEDIEENKICVYFA
- a CDS encoding YxcD family protein; translation: MEKITFSEQDIINAICIHAAYKKQLKPQDISVELMWDEEYGFSAEVHWMERQQVFIEMNMIEAIRYYLETQMQRNPYSAGIELVLDDEQGIIAHITY
- a CDS encoding DUF2294 domain-containing protein, whose protein sequence is MTLVDSNETRKKLSAIYNEIAKELFGFGTTLLRVTIENQMITFQAKHRRSPRSEALEGEAPALKLEVDFRMSLLYKKKLRERLEVEMGLPLEAVLRDYDAPTQWAITNVILAESELNT
- a CDS encoding iron chelate uptake ABC transporter family permease subunit, which produces MKAKIGALSIVAIALIAIFMMIDAGGNWDYVLPRRAKKILAIILTGCIIAFSTMIFQTITNNRILTPSIIGLDSLYMFIQTFVIFVFGSTHFTLMNNNVNFLISTGGMVLFAGLLYKFLFKREGQNIYFLLLVGLILGTLFSSLSTFMQVLIDPNEFLVVQDRMFASFNNVKTDLLITSFVLVIAIMIYFWRYIKYLDVLSLGRDQAINLGIPYDFVIKRFLVVIAILVSIATALVGPITFLGLLVANLAHQFMKTYQHKYLLVGSSLISVIALVGGLLIVERVLAFSTTLSVIVNFIGGVYFIYLLLKENKA
- a CDS encoding ABC transporter ATP-binding protein — translated: MERLYTQKLDIGYGELSIVKDLNISIPSGKITALVGANGSGKSTILKTLARIMKPTGGQVFLDGKSIHQQSTKEVAKQLAILPQNPTAPDGLTVSELVTYGRFPHQKGFGSLTKEDKEIVNWAISMTGMADFHDRPVDQLSGGQRQRAWIAMALAQGTDILFLDEPTTFLDMAHQLEVLKLLQKLNDEENRTIVMVVHDLNHATRYAQHMVAISRGTVVAEGSPVEVMTPEMLRKVFNIEADILIDPRTGVPLCLPYELSHAVDQKQPNENTTQPVYTEERKLVGAR
- a CDS encoding MetQ/NlpA family ABC transporter substrate-binding protein, yielding MKKTGLLLTTLLLAASLVTACGGKQEAAPANGGTAAEQTSLKVGVTGGPHEEILNKVKEVAKGKGLDVEVVVFNDYVQPNQALDKGNLDVNSFQTIPFLAKFNQDHKTKIVEVGKTVTYPMGLYSTKHKKVEDIPAGGVVGIQNDPTNRARALLLYQAAGLIKLKDGVGDNATPLDIVENPKNLQFKELEAAFLARSLSNVEVASINTNFAMEAGYSPQKDAIFAETADSPYVNILAVNETNKDNPAVKKLVDIYRSEEVKKFIDERFEGAVLPSW
- a CDS encoding siderophore ABC transporter substrate-binding protein, with product MNKKLLMLFMAVLLAVFTAACGSNNAAPATPAADATKAPEAAQTSEEVTIKHKLGEAKLKKNPKTVVAFDYGVLDSLDKLGIEVAGVAQSSSIPAYLEKFKDAKYTNIGGLKEPDFEKINAMKPDVIFISGRQQDAYEELNKIAPTIFMGVDNAKYMESFKENMKTLGTIFGKEAQVEEELGKIDASIKELNAKATASGKTALIVMVNEGKLNAYGAGSRFGILHGEFGFTPVDKNISVENHGQSVSFEYIAEKDPDYLFVIDRGNAISKNKEVSTSTQQTVENDLIKNTKAFKTGNIIYLDSSNWYLSGGGLVSTAGMAEEVLKEVKW
- a CDS encoding methionine ABC transporter permease, with product MERLIDMIPVFGQSLQETVIMVGISLFIATLIGIPLGILLVITQANHLFPNRIIYHTLNTIINIVRSLPFIILMVAIIPFTELIVGTSIGIEGAIVPLIVYTSPYISRLMETALHDVDRGVIEAYQAMGASRTQIIFRIMLREARPGIVLCLTIATIGLIGATAMAGAVGAGGLGDLALRYGYQQWDIEVMIITVVILVVLVQLIQSLGNWAARKLKKSV